GAAGCGCTCGCCCGCCAGCAGCTGCTGGCCGATTTTCACGGTGGTGACGATGCGGCGCGCCACGAGGCCCGCGATTTGCACCACGCCGATGGACTGGCCGCCCGGGGTTTCCACCGTCATGAGCTGGCGCTCGTTCTCCTCGCTCGCCTTATCCAGCGAGGCGTTGATGAATTTGCCGGGGATGTAATACATGTGCGAGACTTTACCGGCCACCGGGGTGCGGTTGACGTGGCAGTTGAACACGTTCATGAAGACGCTGACGCGCTCCAGCGGCTCGCTGCCCAGGCCGAGCTCGGCGGGCGGGACGATTTGCGTGCGCATTTGCAGAATGCCGTCCGCCGGGGAGACGATCAGGTTGCCCTCCTGCGGTGTAAAGCGCTCCGGATCGCGGAAGAAATAGATGCACCAGAGGGTGAGCACCACGCCGGTCCAGCCCAGTACGTCGGAAATGGCCATCAGGATGATGGTGACGACGGCGAAGATGGCGATAAAGGGGTAGCCCTCCTTATGGATGGGCACCAGAAAGCCGCTGATGGTGTCGACCAGGTGGTTACGTTTGGGTTCCATGTTCTATGCACTCTTTTTCAGATTATTATTCAGGGCACTGTTAAAACGCTCTGCCACTTTATCGATAAAGGCTCCAGTGGAAAGGTAGGCCTGGTTATTGCCAACCAATAAAGCCAGGTCTTTGGTCATGAAGCCAGCTTCCACGGTGCCGATGGTGGTTTGTTCCAGTAATTCGGCGAAAGCGGCCAGTTCCTTGTTGCCGTCGAACTTGGCGCGATAGCCGAGGCCGCGCGTCCAGGCGAAGATGGAGGCGATGGAGTTGGTGGAGGTCTCCTTGCCCTGCTGGTGCTGGCGGTAATGGCGGGTGACGGTGCCGTGGGCGGCTTCGGCCTCCACGGTTTTGCCGTCCGGGGAAACGAGAACGGAGGTCATGAGGCCGAGGGAGCCGAAGCCTTGGGCGACCGTGTCGGACTGGACATCGCCATCGTAGTTTTTGCAGGCCCAGACGAAGGCGCCTTCGGACTTGAGGCAGTAGGCCACCATATCGTCGATGAGGCGGTGTTCGTAGAAGATGCCCAGTTTTTCGAACTCGGCCTTGAATTCCTTCTCGTAAATCTCCTGGAAGATATCCTTGAAGCGGCCGTCATAGGCTTTAAGGATGGTGTTTTTGGTGGAGAGGTAGACCGGCCATTTTTTGGTGATGCCGTAATTGAGGCAGGAACGGGCGAAGCCGCGAATGGATTCATCGAGGTTGAACATGCCCATGGCCACGCCGGAACCGGGGAAGCTGAACACTTCATGCTCAATCGGCGCGCCGCCGTCGGCGGGCTTGAAGCTGATGGTGAGTTTGCCCGCGCCCGGCACCACGAAATTGGTGGCGCGGTACTGGTCGCCATAGGCGTGACGGCCGATGACGATGGGCTGCGTCCAGCCCGGCACGAGGCGGGGGACGTTTTTGCAGATGATGGGCTCGCGGAAGACGGTGCCGTTCAGGATGTTGCGGATGGTGCCGTTGGGGGATGGCCACATTTTTTTGAGGGAAAACTCCTTCACGCGGGCTTCGTCCGGTGTGATGGTGGCGCATTTGACGGCCACGCCGTGTTCTTTCGTGGCGTTGGCGGCTTCGACCGTCACCTTGTCGTCGGTTTCGTCCCGGTGCTCGATGGAGAGATCGAAATAACGGATGTCGATATCGAGGTAGGGGTTGATGAGCTTGTCCTTGATCATCTTCCAGATGATGCGCGTCATCTCGTCGCCGTCCATCTCCACGATGGGGTTTGCTACCTTGATTTTTGACATGTTGCTGGCTCCACTTTTATAGCGGGCATAAACTTAGCATCCGCCAGCATCTGTGCAAGGAGATGTTGCAAAAGCCTATTACAGCTAGTCTTTATTTTTTATGTGAAACTTTATTCCAGCCCATAGGCAGGCTGAACCAATGCCAACAAAGCCAGGCAGGTACTCTTCCGAAAGTCCCCAGCCATAAGCTTTGTTGGCATAATCTATGATAAAGAAAGCCGATAAGCCGAAAGGAAGAATATACCAAGAGCTTGGTTCATTCTTTCCTTCCATGAATGGCTTACTCGCCCTGAGCCTGGGAATAACCGCGCTCGCCATCGAAACGGTAGAGATGCTCGGTCTTGATAAAATCGAGGCCGACGGCGCTGGCTTGCTCGAGGATCTGCACCACCTGCTTGTGGGTGATGGTGCCGCCTTCGGGCGAGGCCATGAAGGCTGCGCGCCAGTGGTCGCCGCAATCCAGGCCCTTGATGGGGTCCGGGTAGACTTTGAGGCCACGGGCGGTGAGCATGGTGAATTTGGCGCCGTCCACCTTGATGGATTCCAGCTTTTTGCCGAGTTCTTCCGGCTTGCCGGTGAAGTCGATGAAGACATCAAGGCCGACCAGTTCCTTTTTGGCCCTGGGGCGTTCCTTCAGCTTGATAGTGAGCGGGCCTTGTTTGCCTTCGCCAAGCCTTGCGGGACGGAATACCTGCGGCTCCTTGCCGAGATTCTCGATGACCGCATCGGCGAACTGCTCGGTGGTGGCCTTCACCTTGCTGGTGCCCTGGGCATAGATATCCGCCGTGTGGATGCCCTGCTCGATGGTGCAGAGCCAGGCATTCTGGATTTTGGCGGCGATGTCGGACTGGCCGATATGGACCAGCATCATCAGCGCCCCCTGCAGCAGGCCGGAGGGGTTGGCGATGTGCTTGCCGGCGATATCCGGCGCGGAGCCGTGAATGGCTTCGAACATCGCGACTTCCTTGCCGATATTGGCGGAGCCAGCGAGGCCGACTGAGCCGGAAACGTCGGCGGCAATGTCGGAAATGATGTCGCCATAGAGGTTCAGCGTCACGATGACGTCGAACACTTCCGGACGGGTGGCGATGCGGGCGGAGCCGATATCGATGATGTAATGTTCGGCTTCGATCTGCGGGTATTCCTTGGCGACCTCGTTGAACACCTTATGGAACATGCCATCGGCAAGTTTCATGATGTTGTCCTTGGTCATGCAGGTGACCTTGCGGCGGTTGTTGCGCACCGCGTATTCGAAGGCGTAACGGACGATCTTCTCGGAACCCGGCCAGGTGAGCAGCTTCAGGCACTGGTAGGCGTCGTTGGTCTGGCGGTGTTCGATGCCCGCGTAGAGATCTTCCTCGTTCTCACGCACAATCACCATGTCCATGGCAGGGTGGTGGGTGCGAACGAAAGGAGAATAGGCCACGCAGGGGCGCACGTTGGCATAAAGACCAAGCGTTTTGCGCAGCGTGACGTTAAGGCTTTTGTAACCGCCGCCCTGCGGGGTGGTGATGGGGGCTTTCAGCAGCACCTTGGTGCGGTTGATGGATTCCCAGGCCTCGGGCGCTAGGCCGGATGTGTGACCCTGTTCGTATTTTTTGGCGCCGACCTCGATCACCTCAATCTGCAGATTTGCCCCGGCTTTGCGCAGGATGTGGAGCGTGGCTTCCATGATTTCGGGGCCGATTCCGTCTCCGTAGGCAACTGTAATGGGGGTAGCGGGCATGTGGCGTAAACTCCAAAAAATCTTAAATCGCTCCCAGCTTGTTAAGGCAAGCAGGTAAAGCAAGGGTTAAGGGGAGTTAGCAAAATGGCCTTTGAAAGGCAAATTTCTTAATCGTCATTCTCGGGCATGCATCGCATGAACCGAGAATCCATGGTTGCGGCTCGATAGATCCCCGGTTCGCGCGTTGCGCGCCCGAGGATGACATCCGTCAGGATTTTAACTGGCGATTGCTTTGACGTAATGCCGGACGGCCTCGATGGACTGGTCCGCTGCATCGGCATTGGGGCCGCCGCCTTGGGCAAAGTCAGGGCGTCCACCCCCTTTCTGGCCGCCGACGGCCTGCACGGCGGAGGTGACGGCATCCACAGCGTTGAGCTTTTCAAGCAGGTCGTTGCTGACGGAGACGACCACGGCGGCCTTGCCGTTATCGCGTGAGACGAGGGCCAGCACGCCGGATGGCAGTTTGGCACGGAACTGGTCGGCTACGTTACGGAGTTCCTTGGCAGGAAGATCGTCGAACACGCGGCCGATGAAAGAGACCGAGCCGATGGTCTCGGGCTTGTCGTCATTGGCGGTGCCGCCTGCACCACCCCCTGAGCCCATGGTGGCGAGTTTGGTCTTGAGCTGCTGGAGTTCGCGCTCCTGATTGCGGGTTTGTTCGGAAAGGGTGGCGACGCGATCGGGCAGTTCATTGGGGCCGGTGCGGAGTTCGCCCGCGGCTTTGAGCAGAAGGGACTGCTGCTGCTTGAGGGCGTTCCATGCGCCTTCGCGGGTGCAGGCCTCGATGCGGCGGACACCGGCGGAGACGGAGGATTCCGACAATATGGTGAAAAGGCCGATATCGCCGGTGCGGGCCACGTGGGTGCCGCCGCAGAGCTCCACGGAATAGGCTTTGCCATCTTCACCCGGCAGGCCCATGGAAAGCACGCGGACTTCGTCGCCGTATTTCTCACCGAAAAGCGCCATGGCACCGGCTTCGATCGCCTGGTCGGGCGTGGAGAGGACGGTGGAGACTTCGCTATTCTGCCAGATGAGGCGGTTGACCTCGGCTTCGATGGTGGCCCATTCCTCGCGGCTGAGGGCGCCGTTATGGGAGAAGTCGAACCGCAGGCGGTCGGCGGAGACCATGGAGCCCTGCTGGGTAACATGGCCGCCCAGCTGCCTGCGCAGCACGGCATGGAGCAGGTGCGTGGCGGAATGGTTCGCGCGGGTGCGGTCGCGGTGGTCGATGTCGATTTTCAGTTCGGCGGCATCGCCCACGGCGATGGAGCCTTCCTTCACGGTGCCGATGTGGGTGAGGAATTCTTCCAGCGGCTTTTGGGTGTCGGTAATGTCGACTATAGCGCCGCCCGCGAAGGTGATGGTGCCTTTGTCGCCCATCTGGCCGCCGGATTCGCCGTAGAAAGGCGTCTGGTTGAAGACGAGTGCGACCTTTTGGCCTTTGGCGGCTTTGTCGGTCTGTTTGCCGTCCACCACGATGGCTTTCAGCACACCCTGGGCTTCGTTCAGGCGATAGCCGAGGAACTCGCTCGCACCGGTTTGCTCCTTGATGCCGAACCAGATGCTGTCCTTGCCTTTTTCGCCGCTGCCGGACCAGGCTTTGCGGGCTTCGGCCTTCTGGCGGGCCATGGCGGCGTCGAAGCCTTCCTGGTCCACCTGCTTGCCCTGACCGCGCAGGATGTCGGCGGTGAGGTCCACCGGGAAGCCGAATGTATCGTAAAGCTTGAAGGCGACCTCGCCGGAGAGCTTGCCGCCTTCGGCGATTTTTTTGGATTCATCCTCCAGCAGGGCCATGCCGCGGCCGAGCATGGACTGGAAGCGCTCTTCCTCGGATTTGAGGGTTTGCTGGATGAAGGCGCTGGCGCGGCCGAGTTCGGGATAGGCCTCGCCCATTTCCGTTACCAGAGCCGGGAAAAGCTGGTGCATCAACGCGCCCTTGTAGCCGATATGGTGCACATGGCGCATGGCGCGGCGCATGATGCGGCGAAGGACATAGCCCCTGCCCTCGTTGGACGGCACGACGCCATCGGCCATCAGGAAGCTGCTGGCGCGAAGGTGATCGGCAATGACGCGGAAGGAAGCGGTGTGTTTGCCTTCGGCCTTCACGCCGGTGATGCGCTCGGCGGCGTTGATGAGTTTGACGAAGAGGTCGGTCTCGTAATTATTATGCACGCCCTGCAGCACGGCGGCGATGCGCTCCAGCCCCATGCCGGTGTCGATGGAGGGTTTGGGGAGTTTCTCGCGCTTGCCGTCAGCGAATTGCTCGTACTGCATGAAGACGAGGTTCCAGACCTCGATAAAACGGTCGCCATCCTCATCCGGGCTGCCGGGAGGGCCGCCGGGGATTTCCGGGCCGTGGTCGTAGAATATCTCGGAGCATGGGCCGCAGGGGCCGGTGTCACCCATGGACCAGAAGTTGTCGCTGGTGCTGATGCGGATGATTTTTTCCGGCGGCAGGCCGATGGTTTTGTTCCAGATGCCGTAGGCCTCTTCATCGTTATGATAGACGGTGACGAGGAGTTTTTCTTTCGGCAGGCCGAGCACTTCGGTCAGGAATTTCCAGGCGAAAGGAATGGCGTCGGTTTTGAAATAATCACCGAAGGAAAAGTTGCCGAGCATCTCGAAAAACGTGTGGTGGCGGGCCGTGTAGCCGACATTGTCGAGGTCGTTATGCTTGCCGCCTGCGCGCACGCATTTCTGTGCCGTGGTGGCGCGGGGGCTTTCCGGCTTTTGCTTGCCGGTGAAGATGTCCTTGAACTGGACCATGCCGGAATTGGTGAACATCAGGGTTGGGTCCTGATGAGGCACCAGAGGGCTGGAGGGCATGATTTTGTGGCCCTGCCCGGCAAAATAATCGAGGAACGCGCGGCGGATATCGTTGATGCTGGTGGGCTTGGTCATTCCGGTTCTTCTGTGCCTATGGTGGCAATTTAGTTTCTTTACAGAGAGAGGGGGTGGCATGAGTCATCCCCCCCTCACCCAGCTCCGGCTAGCCTCACTTTATTTGCCTATGCTCTGCGCTCCGCGCAACCGCTTTCGGCATAAAGTTCAGCAAGCCTGCGCAGCCCTCTCCCCCCGGAAGGGGGAGAGGGTACTTTAGGCGGCGTCGGCGTCTTCCAGGGAGTCCTCTTCCGTCACCTTGGCTTCGAACATGGTGGTGTTCTGGCCGGCCTGTTTGCGGATGGCGTTCTCAATCTCCTGCGCCATGGCGGGGTTGTCGCGGAGATACTGTTTGGCATTCTCGCGGCCCTGGCCGATGCGGGTGGAATTGTAGGAGAACCAGGCGCCGGATTTTTCCACCAGGCCGGTTTTCACGCCGAGGTCGATCAGTTCGCCCAGTTTGGAGATGCCTTCGCCATACATGATGTCAAATTCGACCTGCTTGAAAGGAGGCGAAACTTTGTTCTTCACTACTTTCACGCGGGTCTGGTTGCCAACGACCTCGTCCTTGTCCTTGATGGAGCCGATGCGGCGGATGTCGATGCGCACGGAGGCATAGAATTTCAGCGCGTTGCCGCCGGTGGTGGTTTCGGGGTTGCCGAACATCACGCCGATTTTCATGCGGATCTGGTTGATGAAGATGATCATGCAGTTGGTGCGGCTGGTGGAGGCCGTCAGCTTGCGCAGGGCCTGGCTCATCAGGCGGGCCTGGAGGCCCATGTGCGAATCGCCCATCTCGCCTTCGATCTCGGCCTTGGGGGTCAGGGCCGCGACGGAGTCGATAACGATCACATCCACCGCGCCGGAACGCACGAGCGTGTCGGCAATCTCGAGCGCCTGCTCGCCGGTGTCAGGCTGGGAGATGACGAGTTCGTCGATATTCACGCCGAGCTTTTTGGCATAGGCGGGGTCGAGCGCGTGCTCGGCATCGATGAAGGCGCAGGTGCCGCCTTTCTTCTGAGCCTCTGCCAGCACATGCAGCGTGAGGGTGGTTTTACCGGAGCTTTCCGGGCCGAAAATCTCGATGATGCGGCCGCGCGGCAGGCCGCCGATGCCGAGGGCAAGGTCAAGGCTGATGGAGCCGGTGGAAACCGCATCGACTTCCACGGTCGGGCGCTGGCCCAGTTTCATGATCGAACCTTTGCCGAAGCTGCGCTCAATCTGGCTCAGTGCCGCTTCCAATGCCTTATTCTTGTCCATAACCACTCCTACATATTTGTTGGGTGGAATGTACTACTTCCCCGGAAGGATGCAAGGGGCAGCTTTGGTTTTGTTATCGCGTTTTTGGCGGAATGGCTGGATTCCGCCATTTTTTGTAACAAATATTTTTGATGTTGTTTTTAGG
This bacterium DNA region includes the following protein-coding sequences:
- a CDS encoding phosphatidylserine decarboxylase codes for the protein MEPKRNHLVDTISGFLVPIHKEGYPFIAIFAVVTIILMAISDVLGWTGVVLTLWCIYFFRDPERFTPQEGNLIVSPADGILQMRTQIVPPAELGLGSEPLERVSVFMNVFNCHVNRTPVAGKVSHMYYIPGKFINASLDKASEENERQLMTVETPGGQSIGVVQIAGLVARRIVTTVKIGQQLLAGERFGLIRFGSRVDVYLPKGSTCKVLVGQTIVGGETVLAELPAVKKAKPTAANAE
- a CDS encoding NADP-dependent isocitrate dehydrogenase, with the translated sequence MSKIKVANPIVEMDGDEMTRIIWKMIKDKLINPYLDIDIRYFDLSIEHRDETDDKVTVEAANATKEHGVAVKCATITPDEARVKEFSLKKMWPSPNGTIRNILNGTVFREPIICKNVPRLVPGWTQPIVIGRHAYGDQYRATNFVVPGAGKLTISFKPADGGAPIEHEVFSFPGSGVAMGMFNLDESIRGFARSCLNYGITKKWPVYLSTKNTILKAYDGRFKDIFQEIYEKEFKAEFEKLGIFYEHRLIDDMVAYCLKSEGAFVWACKNYDGDVQSDTVAQGFGSLGLMTSVLVSPDGKTVEAEAAHGTVTRHYRQHQQGKETSTNSIASIFAWTRGLGYRAKFDGNKELAAFAELLEQTTIGTVEAGFMTKDLALLVGNNQAYLSTGAFIDKVAERFNSALNNNLKKSA
- a CDS encoding NADP-dependent isocitrate dehydrogenase; its protein translation is MPATPITVAYGDGIGPEIMEATLHILRKAGANLQIEVIEVGAKKYEQGHTSGLAPEAWESINRTKVLLKAPITTPQGGGYKSLNVTLRKTLGLYANVRPCVAYSPFVRTHHPAMDMVIVRENEEDLYAGIEHRQTNDAYQCLKLLTWPGSEKIVRYAFEYAVRNNRRKVTCMTKDNIMKLADGMFHKVFNEVAKEYPQIEAEHYIIDIGSARIATRPEVFDVIVTLNLYGDIISDIAADVSGSVGLAGSANIGKEVAMFEAIHGSAPDIAGKHIANPSGLLQGALMMLVHIGQSDIAAKIQNAWLCTIEQGIHTADIYAQGTSKVKATTEQFADAVIENLGKEPQVFRPARLGEGKQGPLTIKLKERPRAKKELVGLDVFIDFTGKPEELGKKLESIKVDGAKFTMLTARGLKVYPDPIKGLDCGDHWRAAFMASPEGGTITHKQVVQILEQASAVGLDFIKTEHLYRFDGERGYSQAQGE
- the alaS gene encoding alanine--tRNA ligase; this translates as MTKPTSINDIRRAFLDYFAGQGHKIMPSSPLVPHQDPTLMFTNSGMVQFKDIFTGKQKPESPRATTAQKCVRAGGKHNDLDNVGYTARHHTFFEMLGNFSFGDYFKTDAIPFAWKFLTEVLGLPKEKLLVTVYHNDEEAYGIWNKTIGLPPEKIIRISTSDNFWSMGDTGPCGPCSEIFYDHGPEIPGGPPGSPDEDGDRFIEVWNLVFMQYEQFADGKREKLPKPSIDTGMGLERIAAVLQGVHNNYETDLFVKLINAAERITGVKAEGKHTASFRVIADHLRASSFLMADGVVPSNEGRGYVLRRIMRRAMRHVHHIGYKGALMHQLFPALVTEMGEAYPELGRASAFIQQTLKSEEERFQSMLGRGMALLEDESKKIAEGGKLSGEVAFKLYDTFGFPVDLTADILRGQGKQVDQEGFDAAMARQKAEARKAWSGSGEKGKDSIWFGIKEQTGASEFLGYRLNEAQGVLKAIVVDGKQTDKAAKGQKVALVFNQTPFYGESGGQMGDKGTITFAGGAIVDITDTQKPLEEFLTHIGTVKEGSIAVGDAAELKIDIDHRDRTRANHSATHLLHAVLRRQLGGHVTQQGSMVSADRLRFDFSHNGALSREEWATIEAEVNRLIWQNSEVSTVLSTPDQAIEAGAMALFGEKYGDEVRVLSMGLPGEDGKAYSVELCGGTHVARTGDIGLFTILSESSVSAGVRRIEACTREGAWNALKQQQSLLLKAAGELRTGPNELPDRVATLSEQTRNQERELQQLKTKLATMGSGGGAGGTANDDKPETIGSVSFIGRVFDDLPAKELRNVADQFRAKLPSGVLALVSRDNGKAAVVVSVSNDLLEKLNAVDAVTSAVQAVGGQKGGGRPDFAQGGGPNADAADQSIEAVRHYVKAIAS
- the recA gene encoding recombinase RecA, which gives rise to MDKNKALEAALSQIERSFGKGSIMKLGQRPTVEVDAVSTGSISLDLALGIGGLPRGRIIEIFGPESSGKTTLTLHVLAEAQKKGGTCAFIDAEHALDPAYAKKLGVNIDELVISQPDTGEQALEIADTLVRSGAVDVIVIDSVAALTPKAEIEGEMGDSHMGLQARLMSQALRKLTASTSRTNCMIIFINQIRMKIGVMFGNPETTTGGNALKFYASVRIDIRRIGSIKDKDEVVGNQTRVKVVKNKVSPPFKQVEFDIMYGEGISKLGELIDLGVKTGLVEKSGAWFSYNSTRIGQGRENAKQYLRDNPAMAQEIENAIRKQAGQNTTMFEAKVTEEDSLEDADAA